GGCGCCGCTCAATCCTCCTCGACGAAGACCTCCTCGCGCTTGGCCTTGACGGCCGGCAGGAAGACGACGACGAGCACGATCGCGGCGATCAGCAAGAGCACCGCGCTGATCGGCCGGGTGACGAACGTCGTCGGGTCGCCGCGCGACAGGATCATCGCGCGCCTCAGGTTCTCCTCGAGCAGCGGCCCGAGCACGAAGCCGAGGAGGAGCGGTGCCGGTTCGCAGCGCAGCTTCAGAAGCAGGTAACCGACGAGACCGAAGAAGGCGACGGCGTAAAGGTCGTAGACGTTGGAATTGACGCTGTAGACCCCGATCGAGCAGAAGGCCATGATGATTGGAAAGAGGATGAAATAGGGGATCTTCAGGAGCTTCACCCAGAGCCCGATCAGCGGCAGGTTCAAGACCACCAGCATCAGATTGCCGATCCACATCGAGGCGATGATGCCCCAGAAGAGCGCCGGCTGTTCCACCGCCACATTCGGGCCGGGCACGATGCCCTGGATGATCATAGCGCCGATCATCAACGCCATCACCGGGTTGGCCGGAATGCCGAGCGTCAGCAGCGGAATGAAGGACGTCTGCGCCCCGGCATTGTTGGCGCTTTCCGGCCCCGCGACACCGGCGATGGCGCCGCGGCCGAACTCCTCCGGCCGGTCCGAGATGCGCTTTTCCACCGTGTAGGAGGCAAAGGCGGCAAGGATCGCGCCGCCGCCCGGCAGGATGCCGAGGGCCGAGCCGATCACGGTACCGCGCACCACCGGCGCGAACATCCGCTTGAAATCATCGCGCGTCGGCATCAGGTCGGTGACCTTCGCCATCAGCACTTCGCGGGTCTTCTCGTTTTCGAGATTGCGCAGGATTTCGGCGATGCCGAAGACGCCGACGGCGAGCGCCACGAAATTGAGGCCGTCGGCATATTCGCGGATGCCGAGGGTGAAGCGCGGCGTACCGGTATAGATGTCGGTGCCGACGAGGCCGAGCAGAAGACCAAGCGCTACCATCGCCAGCGCCTTGACGATCGAGCCGTGCGCCAGCGCGACGGAGG
The genomic region above belongs to Sinorhizobium mexicanum and contains:
- a CDS encoding tripartite tricarboxylate transporter permease, which codes for MELFSNLALGFTTAASPANLLFCLIGVMLGTLIGVLPGIGATATIAMLLPITFQLEPVSSLIMLAGIYYGAQYGGSTTAILINMPGESSSAVTAIDGYQMARNGRAGAALAIAALGSFFAGTVSTFLVAIFAPPLTEIALEFGAAEYFSLMIVGLVSSVALAHGSIVKALAMVALGLLLGLVGTDIYTGTPRFTLGIREYADGLNFVALAVGVFGIAEILRNLENEKTREVLMAKVTDLMPTRDDFKRMFAPVVRGTVIGSALGILPGGGAILAAFASYTVEKRISDRPEEFGRGAIAGVAGPESANNAGAQTSFIPLLTLGIPANPVMALMIGAMIIQGIVPGPNVAVEQPALFWGIIASMWIGNLMLVVLNLPLIGLWVKLLKIPYFILFPIIMAFCSIGVYSVNSNVYDLYAVAFFGLVGYLLLKLRCEPAPLLLGFVLGPLLEENLRRAMILSRGDPTTFVTRPISAVLLLIAAIVLVVVFLPAVKAKREEVFVEED